The following coding sequences lie in one Myxococcales bacterium genomic window:
- the pilB gene encoding type IV-A pilus assembly ATPase PilB, which translates to MNKSSRLGELLVREKRISLQQLREAQADQQQNKTTLGYALAKMGVISDAEITAFLSQKYHVQSVNLTEYDIDPEVVKLVSREVAERHRVIPISRAGSSLIVAMADPSNLHAIDDIKFLTNYTVEPVVASENAILTTLERYYHDEPDISYDDIMEGFDESEIEIAHDADDDPLDIGRGSDDAPVVRLCNAILLNAIKKRASDIHIEPYEKRIRVRYRIDGVLTEEMSPPMKLKNALSSRFKIMSALDIAERRLPQDGRIKLKLGKGREMDFRVSVLPTIWGEKIVMRLLDKSNLQLDMTKLGFDEKALRNFNYAVHQPYGMVLVTGPTGSGKTTTLYSALTELNQVGTNISTAEDPVEYNLMGINQVQMHDDIGLNFAAALRSFLRQDPDVIMVGEIRDFETGEIAVKAALTGHMVLSTLHTNDAPSTVSRMLNMGIEPFLVTSSVNLILAQRLARRICAECKELLPLDAPALKDVGFRDDQIGQPIYKGKGCSACANTGYKGRVALYEVMPFTERLKEMVLQGCSTAELKDEMIREGIQTLRMAGLGKVLEGMTTIDEVTRVTAADRH; encoded by the coding sequence ATGAACAAAAGCAGTAGACTCGGAGAATTGCTGGTTCGCGAAAAACGCATTAGTTTACAGCAGTTACGAGAGGCACAGGCTGACCAGCAGCAGAATAAGACGACCCTGGGGTATGCGCTCGCGAAAATGGGGGTGATCTCGGACGCTGAGATCACAGCATTTCTTAGCCAGAAATATCACGTTCAATCGGTCAATTTGACTGAGTACGACATCGACCCCGAGGTGGTGAAGCTCGTCTCGAGGGAGGTCGCCGAGCGCCACCGTGTCATTCCCATCTCTCGTGCGGGCTCTTCGTTGATTGTGGCCATGGCCGACCCGTCTAACCTCCACGCGATCGACGACATCAAATTTCTGACGAATTACACAGTGGAACCGGTCGTGGCCTCGGAAAATGCGATCCTCACCACGCTGGAGCGCTATTACCACGACGAACCCGACATCTCGTACGACGATATCATGGAAGGTTTCGATGAATCCGAAATCGAAATCGCCCATGACGCCGACGACGACCCCCTCGATATCGGACGCGGATCGGACGATGCGCCTGTCGTGCGCTTGTGCAACGCAATCTTGCTGAATGCAATCAAGAAACGCGCTTCTGACATCCATATCGAGCCCTACGAAAAGCGGATTCGTGTCCGCTACCGCATCGATGGGGTGCTTACCGAAGAGATGTCACCGCCCATGAAGCTCAAGAACGCGCTCTCGTCGCGGTTTAAGATCATGAGTGCGCTCGATATCGCTGAGCGACGGTTGCCCCAAGACGGGCGCATCAAGCTCAAGCTCGGCAAGGGACGCGAGATGGATTTCCGGGTCTCGGTGCTGCCGACCATTTGGGGGGAGAAAATCGTCATGCGCTTGCTCGATAAGAGCAATCTACAACTCGACATGACCAAGCTTGGCTTCGACGAAAAGGCACTTCGCAACTTCAATTACGCGGTCCATCAGCCCTACGGCATGGTGCTTGTGACGGGCCCGACGGGTTCTGGGAAGACGACCACGCTTTATTCGGCGCTGACCGAGCTCAACCAAGTTGGCACCAATATTAGCACTGCGGAAGATCCCGTTGAATACAACCTGATGGGCATCAACCAAGTACAGATGCACGACGACATTGGGCTAAACTTCGCCGCCGCACTGAGAAGCTTTTTGCGTCAAGATCCTGACGTGATCATGGTCGGCGAGATCCGTGACTTTGAGACCGGTGAAATCGCGGTCAAGGCCGCGCTCACGGGTCACATGGTCCTTTCGACGTTGCATACCAACGACGCCCCGAGCACGGTCTCTCGTATGCTCAACATGGGAATCGAGCCGTTCTTGGTCACATCCTCGGTTAATTTAATTCTGGCACAACGGTTGGCAAGACGCATTTGCGCCGAATGCAAAGAGTTATTGCCGCTCGATGCACCTGCGCTCAAGGACGTTGGCTTTCGAGACGATCAGATCGGGCAGCCTATCTACAAAGGCAAGGGCTGCTCCGCTTGTGCCAACACGGGATACAAAGGCCGGGTCGCGCTTTACGAAGTCATGCCTTTTACGGAACGTCTTAAGGAAATGGTGCTCCAGGGCTGCTCTACGGCGGAACTGAAAGACGAGATGATTCGCGAGGGCATCCAAACCCTGCGTATGGCGGGCCTCGGCAAGGTGCTTGAGGGGATGACCACGATCGACGAGGTCACCCGTGTTACGGCGGCCGACCGGCACTAA
- a CDS encoding DUF1624 domain-containing protein yields the protein MAERTAVSRKRVVYLDLLRLFATFQMLQGHAIDAVLQPQFRSGSVHAWWVHVRGYTAPAFLFAAGFAFYLTTLRPGLGAQADAPANHWRRLRRFGMLIALGYMMHLPPSLEQVWDYAIVDVLQCIGVSLMALELLRWWFPASSVALAASAILTVSCFALAPLFADWLPLGPWRIFSNYVNHAGGSLFPLLPHGGYLFAGVCTGAVAASTYELACHRWRLLVLSGCSWLVVGTMAMAHIDTMRIERLAVVLSITSLLALAWGNRTALGYPWSTFARQTLVIYWVHVWVLYAKPWGVQYWYGRILGPWGAIAFALLVVVASLACGLFWEKITRRSQTRTQPLEPETASR from the coding sequence ATGGCGGAACGCACAGCGGTGTCTAGGAAGCGTGTGGTGTATCTGGACCTGTTGCGTCTGTTTGCGACTTTTCAGATGTTGCAGGGGCACGCCATCGATGCAGTGCTTCAGCCGCAATTTCGGTCGGGTAGCGTGCACGCTTGGTGGGTGCACGTGCGGGGGTATACTGCACCGGCGTTTTTATTTGCCGCGGGTTTCGCGTTTTACCTCACCACGCTTCGTCCTGGCTTAGGCGCACAGGCCGATGCTCCAGCGAACCACTGGCGAAGACTACGACGGTTTGGGATGTTGATCGCCCTGGGCTATATGATGCATCTGCCGCCGTCGCTCGAACAAGTGTGGGACTATGCAATCGTCGATGTCCTTCAATGCATCGGTGTGAGCCTGATGGCGTTGGAGTTACTAAGGTGGTGGTTCCCCGCGAGCAGTGTGGCCTTAGCGGCAAGTGCTATCTTGACGGTCAGCTGTTTCGCCCTAGCGCCTCTTTTCGCAGATTGGCTGCCATTGGGGCCCTGGCGCATCTTCAGCAACTACGTCAATCACGCAGGCGGTTCGTTGTTTCCGCTCTTGCCCCATGGGGGCTATCTCTTTGCGGGAGTGTGCACTGGCGCGGTGGCGGCATCGACATATGAGCTTGCCTGCCATCGGTGGCGTCTCTTGGTGCTCAGCGGCTGCTCATGGCTCGTCGTCGGGACGATGGCCATGGCCCACATTGACACGATGCGGATTGAGCGGCTGGCGGTCGTGCTTAGTATCACGTCGCTCTTGGCGTTGGCCTGGGGTAACCGCACAGCGTTAGGATATCCGTGGTCCACGTTCGCCCGGCAGACCCTCGTCATTTATTGGGTCCACGTCTGGGTGTTGTATGCTAAGCCCTGGGGTGTGCAGTACTGGTATGGTCGTATCCTCGGTCCATGGGGCGCCATCGCATTCGCGCTCCTGGTTGTCGTGGCCTCCCTTGCCTGTGGGCTCTTTTGGGAGAAAATTACCAGAAGGAGCCAGACGCGGACGCAGCCGCTTGAACCCGAGACCGCATCACGGTAA
- a CDS encoding tetratricopeptide repeat protein produces the protein MNEKSQKYQLKRRDVSEAVKAIERPTFKWKVVVQIALAFIILWVTAIGTIQFIGYWGVGVIGALTLVAMGFGVYVWRLTKKSQAIADILSIATDQEGRKKAIEQLESGDASDALNALARAQLVAQEKPTDAIRILEGIDLKKAPAVAQDDVRANLAFMYLTQNRPKDARPLADEIRLDRQPNPKAKAMYAAVVAESYSRTGSSEDAQKLLQTYRHDDPEYGEVGAMLLRAQVYTYTAAKKRGLARKAMENLASADLNMLAGFIQKGSHPELTQMARQILGSAGMAPKVKMQRL, from the coding sequence ATGAACGAAAAGAGCCAAAAGTATCAGCTCAAGCGCCGCGACGTCTCTGAAGCCGTCAAGGCTATCGAGCGCCCCACCTTTAAGTGGAAAGTCGTGGTGCAGATAGCGCTGGCATTTATCATTTTATGGGTCACGGCCATCGGCACCATCCAGTTTATTGGTTACTGGGGGGTGGGGGTGATTGGCGCTCTCACTTTGGTCGCCATGGGTTTTGGGGTTTACGTCTGGCGGCTGACCAAGAAATCACAGGCCATCGCCGACATTCTCAGCATTGCCACCGACCAGGAGGGCCGCAAAAAGGCGATTGAGCAGCTCGAGTCAGGCGACGCCTCCGATGCGCTTAATGCATTGGCACGCGCGCAGCTCGTGGCGCAGGAAAAACCTACCGACGCGATTCGCATTCTTGAAGGTATTGATTTGAAGAAGGCTCCCGCCGTTGCCCAGGACGATGTACGCGCCAATTTGGCGTTCATGTATCTCACGCAGAATCGGCCGAAGGATGCACGTCCTTTGGCGGATGAGATTCGGCTCGATCGGCAACCCAATCCCAAGGCCAAGGCCATGTATGCCGCGGTCGTTGCCGAGTCCTACTCCCGGACGGGCAGCAGCGAGGACGCGCAGAAGTTACTTCAAACGTATCGCCACGATGATCCCGAGTACGGTGAGGTGGGCGCCATGCTGCTGCGGGCACAGGTGTACACTTATACCGCAGCCAAAAAACGCGGCTTAGCGCGCAAAGCCATGGAGAACCTCGCAAGCGCGGACCTCAATATGCTGGCGGGCTTCATCCAAAAGGGCTCACATCCCGAGTTAACTCAAATGGCCCGGCAGATTTTGGGCTCAGCCGGCATGGCCCCCAAAGTTAAAATGCAGCGATTGTAG